Proteins encoded by one window of Paroedura picta isolate Pp20150507F chromosome 11, Ppicta_v3.0, whole genome shotgun sequence:
- the NOD1 gene encoding LOW QUALITY PROTEIN: nucleotide-binding oligomerization domain-containing protein 1 (The sequence of the model RefSeq protein was modified relative to this genomic sequence to represent the inferred CDS: deleted 1 base in 1 codon), which yields MEDKVESLSQAPSGSGPPSFVTLLKVHRELLVSRIRNTQCLIDNLIKNEYFSNEDAEIAAQYPTQADKVRKILDLAQSKGEEVSEYCIYVLQQVADAYYDLHPWLEDIGFRPTEVIREKPVENTDPVSRYHQKIRDELGRDTKFISSYAQQEDMSLEDIYSANVMELINHNNEKLGSVNGLEDLLDDSVGLINGDGETVYVFGDAGIGKSMLLQKMQNLWAKGEFSVGAKFFFRFRCRMFSCFKQDEAICLKDLLFKYNCFPDQDPEEVFYFILKFPHTVLFTFDGFDEIHSDFDLSSVPENCSPNESTHPLALLVGLLSGKLLKGSRKILTARTGTEIHKNIVRKKVYLRGFSSSNLKEYTKMFFRDEACRTLVLNQLEANPNMSSLCTVPLFCWIIFKCYAHFYSAFDSHELPDCSVTLTDVFLLLTEVHLNRTQKTSLLKTNNRSQVETFRSKKETLFALSKIAHVGMEKSLFVFDQDEITTSLCDQDLHLGFLRAIPRYGDCGDQSSYEFLHLTLQSFFTALFLVIDEKVGAKELLKFFAECSTPDTALRTCFPFRWLNNYHPTGADPFRNTEHFHFTNLFLCGLLSKARQKLMRHLVSPALIKKKRKVLLAYFFDNMKSHLKNLTRARLKQYKQVQVMPNFVWMLRCIYETQSEKVGKVVAKSMRADYIKLTYCNAYSADCSAISFVMHHFQKNLALDLDNNNINDYGIKQLLPCFCRLAVLRISVNQITDQGIRVLYEELSKYKIVTYLGLYNNQITDIGARYVARLIEECPSLTYVKIGANRITTEGGKSLAYAIQKSKTMYEIGMWGNKIGDEGAEAFAEALKNHPTLTNVSLAFTGITTEGGKRLAEAMKHNNTVNIFWLTKNELDDEAAEAFAEMLKVNKKLGHLWLIQNQITAKGAKCLTDALQDNTAIKEVCLNGNLISQEEAKAFENEKRIVCF from the exons ATGGAAGATAAGGTGGAGAGTCTGTCCCAggcaccttcaggatctggcccacCGTCCTTCGTCACCTTGCTGAAAGTGCACCGAGAGCTGCTGGTCAGCAGAATCCGTAACACCCAGTGTTTGATCGACAACTTGATCAAGAACGAATATTTCTCAAACGAGGATGCAGAAATTGCTGCCCAGTATCCGACACAGGCAGACAAG GTCCGTAAAATTTTGGATTTGGCCCAGAGCAAAGGAGAGGAAGTTTCGGAGTACTGCATCTATGTGCTGCAGCAGGTTGCTGATGCTTATTACGATCTTCATCCATGGTTGGAAGACATTGGGTTTCGCCCAACAGAAGTCATCAGAGAGAAACCGGTGGAAAATACGGACCCAG TCAGCAGGTATCATCAGAAAATTAGAGACGAATTGGGACGAGATACAAAGTTCATCTCTTCGTATGCCCAGCAGGAGGACATGTCGCTTGAAGATATTTATTCTGCCAACGTTATGGAGTTGATCAATCACAACAACGAGAAGCTTGGCAGTGTGAATGGCTTGGAAGATCTACTTGATGATAGCGTTGGTTTAATTAATGGAGATGGTGAGACAGTCTACGTCTTTGGGGATGCCGGGATTGGAAAATCGATGTTGCTGCAAAAGATGCAGAATCTGTGGGCTAAGGGTGAATTCAGTGTAGGAGCCAAATTTTTTTTCCGCTTCCGATGCCGGATGTTTAGCTGTTTTAAGCAGGACGAAGCGATATGTTTGAAAGACCTCCTGTTCAAGTACAATTGTTTCCCAGATCAGGACCCAGAGGAGGTGTTCTACTTTATTCTGAAGTTCCCTCACACGGTCCTGTTTACATTCGATGGCTTTGATGAGATTCATTCCGACTTTGATCTCAGCAGTGTGCCTGAGAATTGCTCCCCCAATGAATCTACCCACCCTCTTGCTCTGCTGGTGGGTCTCCTTAGTGGGAAGCTTCTGAAAGGATCTAGGAAAATCCTAACAGCAAGGACTGGCACAGAAATCCATAAAAATATTGTTAGGAAGAAGGTCTATCTCCGCGGGTTTTCCAGCAGTAACCTGAAAGAATACACCAAAATGTTCTTCAGAGATGAAGCCTGTCGGACCTTGGTTTTGAACCAGCTGGAAGCTAACCCGAATATGAGCAGTTTATGCACAGTGCCTTTGTTTTGCTGGATTATCTTCAAGTGTTATGCTCATTTCTACTCCGCGTTCGACAGTCACGAGCTCCCTGATTGCAGCGTTACCCTAACAGATGTCTTCTTGCTCCTGACCGAAGTCCACTTGAACCGAACTCAGAAGACCAGCTTGCTGAAGACGAATAACAGAAGTCAAGTGGAGACGTTTAGGTCCAAAAAAGAAACACTGTTTGCACTGAGCAAAATAGCGCACGTGGGGATGGAGAAGTCTCTCTTTGTCTTTGACCAGGACGAGATCACCACCAGCCTCTGTGATCAGGACTTGCACTTGGGGTTCCTCAGAGCCATTCCTCGCTATGGAGACTGTGGAGATCAGTCTTCCTATGAATTCTTGCATCTGACTTTGCAGTCCTTTTTCACAGCTTTGTTCCTAGTTATTGACGAGAAAGTGGGGGCAAAGGAGCTCCTGAAGTTTTTTGCCGAATGCTCGACGCCAGACACGGCCCTCCGAACTTGCTTTCCGTTCCGCTGGTTGAATAATTACCATCCTACAGGAGCAGATCCTTTCCGGAATACCGAACATTTTCATTTCACCAACCTCTTCCTTTGTGGCTTGCTTTCCAAGGCCAGGCAGAAGCTCATGAGGCATTTGGTCTCACCGGCATtgatcaagaagaagaggaaggtgcTCCTTGCCTATTTTTTTGACAACATGAAGTCCCACCTGAAGAACCTCACCCGAGCGAGACTAAAGCAATACAAACAGGTTCAAGTGATGCCCAATTTTGTTTGGATGCTGAGGTGCATCTATGAGACACAGAGTGAGAAAGTGGGGAAGGTGGTTGCCAAGAGCATGCGTGCCGACTACATCAAGCTGACCTACTGCAATGCCTATTCTGCCGACTGCAGCGCCATTTCCTTTGTCATGCACCATTTCCAGAAGAACCTGGCTCTTGACCTGGACAACAACAATATCAACGATTATGGGATAAAGCAACTTCTGCCTTGCTTTTGCCGGTTGGCAGTGCTCAG GATAAGCGTTAACCAGATCACAGATCAAGGAATCAGAGTGCTTTACGAGGAGCTGTCAAAGTACAAAATTGTGACTTATTTGGG CTTGTATAACAACCAGATCACTGACATCGGAGCCAGATATGTTGCAAGACTCATTGAAGAATGCCCAAGTCTCACATATGTGAA AATAGGAGCTAACAGAATAACCACCGAGGGAGGGAAAAGTCTTGCTTATGCCATTCAGAAGAGTAAAACTATGTATGAAATCGG AATGTGGGGTAATAAGATTGGCGATGAAGGTGCAGAGGCATTTGCAGAAGCACTAAAGAATCACCCCACTTTAACAAATGTCAG TCTTGCATTCACCGGtatcactacagaa gggggcaAAAGACTTGCAGAAGCAATGaagcacaacaacactgtgaataTATTTTG GCTAACAAAGAATGAGTTGGATGACGAAGCGGCTGAGGCCTTTGCTGAAATGCTTAAAGTCAACAAGAAGCTGGGTCATCTTTG gcttaTCCAGAATCAGATTACTGCCAAAGGAGCCAAGTGCCTGACTGACGCTCTGCAGGACAATACGGCCATTAAAGAAGTCTG